The proteins below come from a single bacterium genomic window:
- a CDS encoding ATP-dependent Clp protease ATP-binding subunit, producing MFERFTEKAIKVIMLAQEEARRLGHNFVGTEQILLGLIGEGTGIAAKTLKAMGVNLKDARIEVEKIIGRGSGFVAVEIPFTPRAKRVLELSWDEARQLGHNYIGTEHLLLGLIREGEGVATRILENLGVDLNKVRSNVIRMLGETRTGAPTSATASGGRSKTPTVDEFGTNLTQAAQEQRLDPVVGREKEIERLIQILGRRTKNNPVLIGEPGVGKTAIAEGLALRIVNNEVPEFLEDKRIVQLDMGLLVAGTKYRGEFEERLKKIMDEIRGAGNVILIIDEMHTLIGAGAAEGAIDAANILKPVLSRGELQVIGATTLDEYRKHVEKDAALERRFQPIYIEQPSVDEAIEIIKGLRTKYEEHHKLIISDAAIDAAVKLSDRYITDRFLPDKAIDLIDEASSRVRLQASSLPPEGKEIEKDLKQVIKNKEQSIRNQEFEKASQLRDKEAELKDKIREISQKWKTEQEANKSVVTEEEIAIIISTWTGVPVTKLTETESERLLKLEELLHDRVIGQHSAVVAISKAIRRARVGLKSPNRPVGSFAFCGPTGVGKTELAKALAESVFGSEDNIIRIDMSEYMEKHAVSKLIGSPPGYVGYNEGGQLTEAVRKKPYSLILFDEIEKAHPDVFNMLLQILDDGRLTDSRGRVVNFKNTIIIMTSNVGARSMENPSKLGFAVAENEEQDRYEKMKDTVMEELKKAFRPEFLNRLDDIIVFAHLTRPEIRQIVDIMLSDLLKRLTAQEIKVEVLEQTKDYLAEEGYSQTYGARPLRRLIQKKIEDPIAEEILTGLYKEGDVLQVKLEGKKVVFEKIQGPPPKKDTPETEEKELPATPEAKLTKEQEVE from the coding sequence ATGTTTGAACGTTTTACCGAAAAAGCAATCAAAGTAATCATGTTGGCTCAAGAAGAGGCACGCAGACTTGGTCATAATTTTGTTGGTACAGAACAAATACTGCTCGGACTCATTGGGGAAGGAACAGGGATAGCGGCAAAAACCCTTAAAGCTATGGGAGTTAACCTTAAAGACGCAAGAATAGAAGTGGAAAAAATTATAGGACGAGGTTCAGGCTTTGTGGCTGTTGAAATACCCTTCACTCCCAGAGCAAAACGTGTACTGGAATTGTCATGGGATGAAGCAAGACAGCTCGGACATAATTATATCGGAACAGAACATCTTCTTTTAGGTTTAATAAGAGAAGGCGAAGGGGTTGCGACAAGAATTCTTGAAAATCTTGGAGTTGACCTTAATAAAGTAAGAAGCAACGTAATTCGGATGCTCGGCGAAACAAGAACAGGAGCACCAACTTCTGCCACTGCAAGCGGAGGAAGAAGTAAAACTCCTACGGTTGACGAGTTCGGTACAAATCTTACACAGGCAGCGCAAGAACAGCGCCTTGATCCTGTTGTAGGAAGAGAAAAAGAAATCGAAAGATTAATTCAAATTTTAGGCCGCCGCACAAAAAACAATCCTGTTTTAATAGGAGAACCCGGTGTCGGTAAAACAGCTATTGCCGAGGGTCTTGCTTTAAGGATTGTCAATAACGAAGTGCCTGAATTTCTTGAAGATAAAAGAATTGTCCAGCTTGACATGGGGCTTTTGGTCGCCGGTACAAAATACAGGGGCGAATTTGAGGAAAGACTCAAGAAAATTATGGATGAAATAAGAGGAGCAGGAAATGTAATCCTCATAATCGATGAAATGCATACATTAATCGGTGCAGGTGCGGCAGAAGGAGCTATTGACGCTGCAAATATTCTTAAACCTGTCCTTTCAAGAGGAGAATTACAGGTAATAGGTGCTACAACTCTTGATGAATACAGAAAACACGTCGAAAAAGATGCCGCACTTGAAAGAAGATTTCAGCCTATCTATATTGAACAGCCTTCAGTTGATGAAGCTATCGAGATTATAAAAGGTTTAAGAACAAAATATGAAGAGCATCACAAGCTTATAATTTCTGACGCGGCAATAGACGCGGCTGTTAAGCTTTCAGACAGATATATTACAGATAGATTTCTTCCTGATAAAGCTATCGACCTTATTGACGAAGCAAGTTCAAGAGTCAGGCTTCAAGCAAGTTCGCTTCCTCCTGAAGGAAAAGAGATTGAAAAAGACCTTAAACAGGTTATCAAAAATAAAGAACAATCCATCAGAAATCAGGAATTCGAGAAAGCAAGCCAGTTAAGAGATAAAGAAGCTGAACTTAAAGATAAAATCAGGGAAATTTCTCAAAAATGGAAAACCGAGCAGGAAGCTAATAAATCTGTGGTAACAGAAGAAGAAATCGCGATAATTATAAGCACATGGACAGGAGTTCCTGTTACAAAACTTACAGAAACAGAATCTGAAAGACTTCTTAAGCTTGAAGAGCTGCTTCATGATAGAGTTATCGGTCAACATTCTGCTGTTGTTGCTATTTCTAAGGCAATTAGGCGGGCTCGTGTCGGACTTAAGAGTCCGAACAGACCTGTTGGAAGTTTTGCTTTCTGCGGCCCAACGGGTGTTGGTAAAACAGAACTCGCAAAAGCTCTCGCAGAATCAGTTTTTGGTTCGGAAGATAACATAATAAGAATTGACATGTCGGAGTACATGGAAAAACATGCCGTAAGCAAACTTATAGGCTCTCCTCCGGGATATGTCGGTTATAATGAAGGCGGACAGCTCACTGAAGCAGTAAGAAAGAAACCTTACTCCTTGATATTATTCGATGAAATTGAAAAAGCCCACCCTGATGTGTTTAATATGCTTCTTCAAATCCTTGATGACGGAAGACTTACCGATTCCAGAGGGCGTGTGGTTAACTTTAAAAATACAATTATAATTATGACAAGCAACGTTGGCGCTCGAAGCATGGAAAATCCGTCAAAATTAGGGTTTGCTGTTGCCGAAAATGAGGAACAGGACAGATATGAAAAAATGAAAGACACCGTAATGGAGGAGCTTAAAAAAGCTTTCCGTCCGGAATTCCTCAACAGGCTTGATGATATAATTGTCTTTGCGCATCTTACAAGACCGGAAATCAGACAAATCGTTGATATTATGCTTTCAGATCTTCTTAAAAGACTTACTGCTCAGGAAATCAAAGTCGAGGTGCTTGAGCAGACAAAAGATTATCTTGCAGAAGAAGGCTACAGCCAGACTTATGGTGCAAGACCTCTTAGAAGGCTTATCCAGAAAAAAATCGAAGATCCGATTGCAGAAGAAATTCTTACCGGATTGTACAAAGAAGGAGATGTCTTACAGGTGAAGCTCGAAGGCAAAAAAGTTGTTTTTGAAAAAATTCAGGGGCCTCCTCCTAAAAAAGACACACCTGAAACAGAAGAAAAAGAACTTCCGGCAACTCCTGAAGCTAAATTGACGAAAGAACAGGAAGTAGAATAA
- a CDS encoding surface-adhesin E family protein produces MKILITTLLSIFIFSLAAFAAEWTEIKAKEDKTFYINESSIEKKGDVSNFWYKVDLSKNTKISSIKEYVSLNCNERLFKTLESVSYDLKGNLIERKVATDSFEPIPPDSTIDNFYYKVCSVDNKDVELPSVRLYLADVKKTVYANWQMPSFDSKEKSTYNVKISKEGIIESANISETNGSIAFNNSILDAFNRTSSFSPMPKSYKEDFKEFNMVFDALTFVTFSTK; encoded by the coding sequence ATGAAAATATTAATAACAACATTATTATCAATATTTATTTTTTCTCTTGCCGCTTTTGCAGCTGAATGGACGGAAATTAAAGCAAAAGAAGATAAAACTTTTTATATTAATGAATCAAGCATAGAGAAAAAGGGCGATGTAAGTAATTTTTGGTACAAAGTTGATTTAAGTAAAAATACAAAAATCAGTTCTATAAAAGAATATGTTTCATTGAATTGTAATGAAAGACTTTTTAAAACATTAGAATCTGTATCATATGATTTAAAGGGGAATTTGATTGAAAGAAAAGTAGCAACAGATTCATTTGAGCCGATTCCTCCTGATTCTACAATTGATAATTTTTATTATAAAGTTTGTAGTGTAGATAACAAAGATGTTGAATTGCCTAGTGTCCGTTTGTATTTAGCAGATGTAAAAAAGACCGTTTATGCTAATTGGCAAATGCCATCGTTCGATAGTAAAGAAAAATCCACTTATAATGTTAAAATTTCAAAAGAGGGTATTATTGAATCGGCAAATATATCTGAAACAAATGGAAGCATTGCGTTTAATAATTCAATATTAGATGCATTTAATAGAACTTCATCGTTTTCGCCTATGCCTAAATCATATAAGGAAGATTTCAAAGAATTTAATATGGTTTTTGATGCTTTAACTTTTGTGACATTTTCAACAAAATAG
- the def gene encoding peptide deformylase, whose amino-acid sequence MAVLKVITYGNNILRTPSKEVLKISAKIQKLVDDMFDTMYANNGVGLAAPQVGFNYKIFVIDDSGEEEIPRPKVFINPRIVKKDGAVNSYEGCLSFPEVYINVRRCENIVIKAKDIKGRPFTVEAKGGSLLARAIQHENDHLEGNLFIDHTRNRFETENILQEKGLPSIEAEKLLDEQELEEKIQKHEAENTPVPDLT is encoded by the coding sequence ATGGCTGTACTCAAGGTTATAACTTACGGGAATAATATTTTAAGAACTCCTTCGAAAGAAGTGCTTAAAATATCAGCAAAAATTCAAAAACTTGTAGATGACATGTTTGACACAATGTATGCAAATAACGGTGTAGGGCTTGCTGCGCCCCAGGTGGGTTTTAATTACAAAATTTTTGTGATTGATGATTCGGGAGAAGAAGAAATACCAAGACCAAAAGTTTTTATAAATCCGAGAATTGTTAAAAAAGACGGAGCGGTAAACAGCTATGAAGGTTGTTTAAGTTTTCCCGAGGTTTATATAAATGTTAGGCGTTGCGAAAATATTGTTATCAAGGCAAAGGATATAAAGGGAAGACCATTTACTGTTGAAGCAAAAGGCGGTTCTCTTTTAGCAAGGGCTATTCAGCATGAAAATGATCATCTCGAAGGAAATCTTTTTATAGATCACACCAGAAATAGGTTTGAAACAGAAAATATACTTCAAGAAAAAGGTCTTCCTTCGATAGAAGCGGAAAAACTTCTTGACGAACAGGAACTTGAAGAAAAAATTCAGAAACATGAAGCCGAAAATACTCCGGTTCCTGATTTAACGTGA
- the alr gene encoding alanine racemase has translation MSQFRKPFVQTRRDAWVEINLAHIEHNIKTLKNFTSSETKFLAVVKADAYGHGSTMTAPTLLASGVDMLGVASVDEGIQLRQSGVTAPILVLGSTPEWAITSATENKIQISVFTDSHIDACIDTYNRLSTSASQKKPQVHIKVDTGMNRIGLFYKDASQFVNKVLNTEQIELKGVFSHLACAECLEKSEIQKQKWLEVIKDIDNKNILKHIANTAALISYKNMHYDMVRAGIGIYGLMPDLSPDIVNKPELKPAMSLKGRIIFLKEIEKENGISYGHSFVTENEVTKIATIPIGYADGISRNLSNKIYGILNGKKIKQIGNITMDQMMFDVSNVDVAETGNIITLVGQDGDESIHIDEWADLLGTINYELTCQLKVRLPRVYTRE, from the coding sequence ATGTCGCAATTCAGAAAACCATTTGTTCAAACAAGGCGTGATGCGTGGGTTGAGATAAACCTTGCACACATTGAACATAATATTAAAACATTAAAAAACTTTACATCTTCCGAGACAAAGTTTTTGGCAGTTGTCAAAGCGGATGCATACGGGCATGGATCTACCATGACAGCGCCTACTTTGCTTGCATCAGGGGTTGATATGCTTGGAGTTGCTTCTGTTGATGAAGGAATCCAGCTAAGACAATCGGGTGTAACTGCGCCCATACTTGTTCTCGGTTCAACTCCGGAATGGGCTATAACTTCTGCCACCGAGAATAAAATACAAATTTCTGTTTTTACAGACAGCCATATTGATGCCTGTATAGATACTTATAACAGGTTATCCACCTCCGCTTCGCAAAAAAAACCGCAGGTTCATATAAAAGTTGATACAGGCATGAATAGAATAGGTCTTTTTTATAAAGACGCTTCTCAATTTGTTAATAAAGTTTTGAATACCGAACAAATAGAATTAAAAGGCGTTTTTTCTCATCTTGCCTGCGCGGAATGTCTTGAAAAAAGCGAAATACAAAAACAAAAATGGCTGGAGGTCATTAAAGATATAGATAATAAAAATATTTTGAAGCATATAGCTAATACAGCAGCCCTGATAAGCTATAAAAACATGCATTATGACATGGTAAGAGCAGGTATAGGAATTTACGGTCTTATGCCTGATTTAAGCCCTGATATAGTCAACAAGCCCGAATTAAAACCTGCTATGAGTCTTAAGGGAAGGATTATTTTTCTTAAGGAGATTGAGAAAGAAAACGGCATAAGCTACGGACACAGTTTTGTTACGGAAAATGAAGTTACAAAAATTGCTACAATTCCGATAGGTTACGCGGACGGAATTTCGAGAAATCTTTCAAACAAAATTTACGGAATTCTAAACGGTAAAAAAATAAAACAAATAGGCAATATAACAATGGATCAGATGATGTTTGATGTTTCAAATGTTGATGTCGCTGAAACAGGGAATATAATTACTCTTGTAGGACAAGATGGAGATGAGTCAATTCATATTGATGAATGGGCAGATTTATTAGGCACAATAAATTATGAACTCACATGCCAGCTAAAAGTCCGCCTTCCAAGAGTTTACACAAGAGAATAA
- a CDS encoding WG repeat-containing protein, which yields MHKIFKSLLVVISFLTVITLSGCVNVESQITINKDGSADVEYKPMFNQAMMGFAGNALYEVKTNAEKSGYSVSSLNEYGMVGLKAKKHIENLNETDIDGLPNCFIKENNKFITVNKGFFTDKYDIDIKVDLSSKNNDSNENNPYFNEIENSATQSASFSFILNLPVKSDSNNASNVTNQGKNLKWNLIYGNINEIQAEFKIIKPINIVIAIILGVLVLCLIIFLVLKRNKLIEILNKIDLINVLRSVISNNINLIKKTVKVVLFILLLLALGYLSYIGYDKYVENINKVELYPILENGKWGYINKSGKIVIKPQFATARGFANGLARVNIGGQTKNYEKYILKCFYEIRPKFKMKSLNEVVNICVEETSKNDVTRINRILNTFLYGGKWAYIDKKGNFLIKPIYQEALAFGNPYFNKDNELAPVKTTNKWGYINKQGKFIIEPQFEKAEGFSEDLGLVKFENKYGFIDKKGDFIINPQFDKALSFSEGFAPIKIGNKWGYINKQGTVIIKPKFDEVSPFFEELASVKESGKYFYIDKDGKQLFKDKYKSAFRFSEGLAGVNLNNKWGFINKQGKSVIEPQFDEVGYFSEGFAPIKIGNKWGYINKTGKIVIKLKFIQIDNFYNGLALIVMKDKKFAYIDKTGKIIYQTPEKEKIKIVKKETSKTITINKNQDEKQLSKETNSKVSKSSKNTAIISNKINKKPVKKNESLIKVSKKTNYINVNNIKSNKTNNHDSKNTVNTNDLLLGE from the coding sequence ATGCATAAAATATTTAAATCCTTATTAGTTGTCATTTCATTTTTAACAGTAATAACATTAAGTGGTTGTGTAAATGTTGAATCACAAATAACAATAAACAAAGATGGAAGTGCTGATGTAGAATACAAACCAATGTTTAATCAGGCAATGATGGGATTTGCTGGGAATGCTTTATATGAAGTAAAAACAAATGCGGAAAAAAGTGGTTATAGTGTTTCAAGTCTCAATGAATATGGCATGGTAGGTTTAAAAGCAAAGAAACATATTGAAAATTTAAATGAAACTGATATTGATGGGTTGCCTAATTGTTTTATCAAAGAAAACAACAAATTTATAACAGTTAATAAAGGTTTTTTTACTGATAAATATGATATTGATATAAAAGTTGACCTTTCTAGCAAAAATAATGATTCTAACGAAAATAATCCTTATTTTAATGAGATTGAAAATTCTGCAACTCAATCAGCAAGTTTTAGTTTTATATTGAATTTACCCGTAAAATCTGATAGCAATAATGCGAGTAACGTTACAAATCAAGGAAAAAATCTTAAATGGAATTTAATATATGGCAATATTAATGAAATTCAAGCAGAATTTAAAATAATAAAACCAATAAATATAGTAATTGCAATTATTTTAGGTGTATTAGTTCTTTGTTTAATAATATTTCTTGTTCTGAAAAGAAATAAATTAATAGAAATTTTAAATAAAATTGATTTAATAAATGTTTTACGGTCTGTTATCTCAAATAATATTAATTTAATTAAAAAAACAGTTAAAGTTGTCTTATTTATATTACTGTTATTAGCTTTAGGCTATTTAAGTTATATTGGTTATGATAAATACGTTGAAAATATAAATAAAGTTGAACTTTACCCTATTTTAGAAAATGGTAAATGGGGTTATATTAATAAATCAGGAAAAATTGTTATAAAACCACAATTTGCCACAGCAAGGGGATTTGCAAACGGTTTAGCAAGGGTAAATATTGGGGGTCAAACAAAAAATTATGAAAAATATATATTAAAATGTTTTTATGAAATAAGACCAAAATTTAAGATGAAATCGTTAAATGAGGTTGTTAATATTTGTGTAGAAGAAACTTCAAAAAATGATGTTACAAGAATAAATCGGATTTTAAACACGTTTTTGTACGGCGGAAAATGGGCATATATAGACAAAAAAGGAAACTTTTTAATTAAACCAATCTATCAAGAAGCTTTGGCTTTTGGAAATCCTTATTTTAATAAAGACAATGAATTAGCTCCTGTAAAAACAACTAACAAATGGGGATATATAAATAAACAAGGTAAGTTTATTATAGAACCGCAGTTTGAAAAAGCTGAAGGCTTTTCAGAGGATTTAGGATTAGTTAAATTTGAAAATAAATATGGATTTATAGATAAAAAAGGGGATTTTATTATAAATCCCCAATTTGACAAAGCTTTATCTTTTTCAGAGGGTTTTGCCCCTATAAAAATAGGTAATAAATGGGGGTATATAAATAAACAAGGAACGGTTATTATAAAGCCTAAATTTGATGAAGTTTCTCCATTCTTTGAAGAATTAGCAAGTGTAAAAGAATCAGGCAAATATTTTTATATTGATAAAGACGGAAAACAACTCTTTAAAGATAAATATAAAAGTGCTTTTAGATTTTCTGAAGGATTGGCGGGTGTAAACTTAAATAATAAATGGGGATTTATAAATAAACAAGGTAAATCCGTTATAGAACCTCAATTTGATGAAGTAGGATATTTTTCAGAGGGTTTTGCCCCTATAAAAATAGGTAATAAATGGGGGTATATAAATAAAACAGGGAAAATTGTAATTAAATTGAAATTTATTCAAATAGATAATTTTTATAATGGTTTAGCTTTAATCGTAATGAAGGATAAAAAGTTTGCATATATAGACAAAACAGGAAAAATTATTTATCAAACTCCAGAAAAAGAAAAAATTAAAATTGTCAAAAAAGAAACTTCAAAAACAATAACTATTAATAAAAATCAAGACGAAAAACAGTTATCTAAAGAAACTAATAGTAAAGTATCTAAATCTTCAAAGAATACTGCAATAATCAGCAATAAAATAAATAAAAAGCCTGTTAAAAAAAATGAATCTCTTATTAAAGTCAGCAAAAAGACTAATTATATTAATGTCAATAATATTAAATCTAATAAAACCAATAATCATGATTCAAAAAATACTGTAAATACAAACGATTTATTATTAGGGGAATAA
- a CDS encoding helix-turn-helix domain-containing protein yields MNKKLKTLFKLNLPTKGFKGLKKYKILTCLVFEADNNNIVNLTQEQIARTVGCSYVYVNLIIKDLCDRKLISKDSNGRNNIYNLTSLFKTIKSEDDNA; encoded by the coding sequence ATGAATAAAAAATTAAAGACTTTATTTAAATTAAACCTACCAACTAAAGGATTTAAAGGCTTAAAAAAATACAAAATCCTTACTTGTCTTGTATTTGAAGCAGATAATAACAATATTGTTAATTTAACTCAAGAACAAATTGCTAGAACTGTTGGATGTTCATATGTGTATGTAAATTTAATTATCAAGGATTTGTGCGATAGAAAGCTTATATCAAAAGATTCAAACGGTAGAAATAATATTTATAATTTAACCAGTTTATTTAAAACAATAAAAAGTGAGGATGACAATGCTTAA
- the fmt gene encoding methionyl-tRNA formyltransferase codes for MKIIFFGTPQIAVPSLKYLIKTSDIEVIAAITQPDKPCGRGKCISSSPIKLVALEKNIPVYQPTSIRKDAELIKTLKELEPDFFITFAFGQILSQELLDIPKFGTINLHASLLPKYRGANPIQAPIINGDNYTGITTMLTEIGVDTGPIVLQKVIEITENMDAVELTEIISRLSPELIYESIVGLYNEKIKTVSQKDEESTHAPKVIKDDGIINWSESAVQIHNKVRGLKPWPSCFTYINKTCIKITETRLCEEKNTEGSFGEIVGKTGKGINVITGAGILTITKVQPACKKEMDVLNWYNGARIEKGACFRSFCESEAECAYETSCEIFEK; via the coding sequence ATGAAAATAATATTTTTTGGAACCCCACAAATAGCTGTTCCATCTCTTAAATATTTGATAAAAACCTCTGATATAGAAGTTATTGCTGCAATTACGCAACCTGATAAACCTTGTGGAAGAGGAAAATGTATTTCTTCTTCCCCTATAAAGCTTGTTGCTCTCGAAAAGAATATTCCTGTATATCAGCCAACATCAATAAGAAAAGATGCAGAGTTAATAAAAACACTTAAAGAACTTGAGCCTGACTTTTTTATAACTTTTGCTTTCGGGCAGATTTTAAGTCAAGAGCTTCTTGATATCCCGAAATTTGGTACAATTAACCTGCATGCATCGCTTTTGCCTAAATACAGAGGTGCAAACCCCATACAAGCACCTATTATAAACGGTGATAACTATACAGGAATAACTACAATGCTTACAGAAATAGGTGTTGATACTGGACCTATCGTGCTTCAAAAGGTTATAGAAATCACAGAAAATATGGATGCTGTTGAATTAACGGAAATAATTTCCAGGTTAAGTCCTGAGTTGATTTATGAAAGCATTGTAGGTTTGTATAATGAAAAAATCAAAACAGTTTCTCAAAAAGATGAAGAATCAACACATGCTCCAAAAGTTATAAAAGATGATGGCATTATTAATTGGAGTGAATCAGCAGTTCAAATTCACAATAAAGTAAGGGGATTAAAGCCATGGCCGTCTTGTTTTACATACATAAACAAGACTTGTATAAAAATTACAGAAACACGGCTTTGTGAGGAAAAAAATACAGAAGGAAGCTTTGGGGAAATTGTTGGCAAAACAGGAAAGGGCATTAATGTAATTACAGGAGCAGGTATACTTACTATCACAAAGGTTCAGCCTGCCTGCAAAAAGGAAATGGATGTTTTGAACTGGTATAATGGTGCAAGAATTGAAAAAGGAGCTTGTTTTAGATCCTTCTGCGAATCAGAAGCCGAATGTGCTTACGAAACTTCTTGTGAAATTTTTGAGAAATAA
- a CDS encoding fumarate hydratase has protein sequence MSRDISFINTEKITEIVSKLCKHANLYVSQDVYKQLYNAYKKESFTESKNVLWQILENMKIASEIKRPICQDTGFVVVFAEIGQNVHLDGGNFEDAINLGIEKAYTKNKFRYSIVQDPVFERTNTNTNAPAVIHTKIIPGNTIKLSLVIKGCGSENMGVIKMLKPFAGADEIINFAVEAVKNSARNTCPPVRLGIGIGGTMDYATFLSKKALLQPVKSEEELELSDDKVSQMELKILKMSNELKIGASGFGGDTTVFGVNILSYPTHIAALPVALNFSCHASRYAFAEVFEDEVKYKFQPDYEFGQTSNVEENINKVQVDDFEEIKLLKAGDRVSINGYIYTARDAAHQKMIETINNGQELPFDIKNKIIYYVGPCPPIENEIIGPAGPTTAARMDKYTPALMDRGLIGSIGKGKRNEEVIESIKKNKGVYFITTGGTACLLASKIKEAEVIAYPELGAEAIYKLKIENFPVTVAIDSDGNNIFKL, from the coding sequence ATGAGCAGGGATATTAGTTTTATAAACACTGAAAAAATAACGGAAATAGTTTCAAAATTATGTAAACACGCCAATTTATATGTATCTCAGGATGTATATAAACAACTTTATAATGCTTATAAAAAAGAAAGTTTTACAGAATCAAAAAATGTTCTGTGGCAAATACTTGAAAACATGAAAATAGCTTCTGAAATTAAAAGACCTATTTGTCAGGATACCGGCTTTGTGGTTGTTTTTGCCGAAATTGGTCAAAATGTTCATCTGGATGGCGGCAATTTCGAAGATGCGATAAATCTCGGGATTGAAAAAGCTTACACAAAAAACAAATTCAGGTATTCTATAGTTCAAGACCCTGTCTTTGAAAGAACTAATACAAATACAAATGCTCCTGCCGTAATTCATACAAAAATAATTCCGGGAAATACCATTAAACTTTCACTGGTAATTAAGGGCTGCGGTAGTGAAAACATGGGTGTTATTAAAATGCTTAAACCTTTTGCCGGAGCCGATGAAATTATAAATTTTGCGGTGGAAGCCGTTAAAAATTCGGCCAGAAATACCTGTCCGCCTGTTAGACTGGGAATCGGAATAGGCGGAACTATGGATTATGCAACTTTTTTGTCTAAAAAAGCCCTTTTGCAACCTGTAAAATCAGAAGAAGAACTTGAGCTGTCAGATGATAAAGTTTCGCAGATGGAACTTAAAATTTTAAAAATGTCAAATGAGCTTAAAATAGGGGCAAGTGGATTTGGCGGAGATACAACAGTCTTTGGTGTAAACATCTTAAGCTATCCTACCCATATTGCAGCACTTCCGGTGGCTCTAAATTTTAGCTGTCATGCTTCGCGTTACGCTTTTGCCGAGGTTTTTGAGGATGAAGTTAAATATAAATTTCAGCCTGACTACGAATTTGGACAAACTTCCAATGTCGAAGAAAATATTAATAAAGTGCAGGTAGATGATTTTGAAGAAATAAAACTCTTAAAAGCAGGTGATAGGGTTTCTATAAACGGTTATATCTATACGGCAAGAGATGCGGCACATCAAAAAATGATTGAAACTATTAATAATGGTCAAGAATTGCCTTTTGATATAAAAAATAAAATAATTTATTATGTAGGCCCCTGCCCCCCGATAGAAAACGAAATTATAGGTCCGGCAGGCCCTACAACTGCTGCCAGAATGGATAAATACACTCCAGCTTTAATGGATAGAGGTCTTATAGGGTCAATCGGCAAGGGAAAAAGAAACGAAGAAGTGATTGAATCCATAAAGAAGAATAAAGGGGTTTATTTTATTACAACAGGTGGAACGGCCTGTCTTCTTGCAAGCAAAATTAAAGAAGCCGAAGTTATTGCCTACCCTGAACTTGGAGCAGAGGCTATTTATAAGCTTAAAATAGAAAATTTTCCTGTAACTGTAGCCATAGACAGTGATGGAAATAATATTTTTAAGTTGTAA
- a CDS encoding helix-turn-helix transcriptional regulator, with translation MNLNEKIANRIIELRTKQGLTLEKLAYFSEISKSTLSEIESAKSELKVATLYKITEALEISLEDFFKGF, from the coding sequence ATGAATTTAAACGAAAAAATCGCTAATAGAATAATAGAACTAAGAACAAAGCAAGGTTTAACTCTTGAAAAATTAGCTTATTTTAGCGAAATTAGCAAAAGCACACTAAGCGAAATAGAAAGTGCTAAAAGTGAACTTAAAGTTGCTACTCTTTATAAAATAACTGAAGCACTAGAAATTTCTTTAGAAGATTTTTTCAAAGGCTTTTAA